Proteins encoded together in one Camelina sativa cultivar DH55 chromosome 9, Cs, whole genome shotgun sequence window:
- the LOC104710283 gene encoding protein SPIRAL1-like, giving the protein MGRGNSCGGGQSSLNYLFGGAGDAPAPNPVPAPRPVPTEASNSAAPPPVSTATATALTTATTPVEPAEMNKQIPAGIKTPVNNYARAEGQNTGNFLTDRPSTKVHAAPGGGSSLDYLFTGGK; this is encoded by the exons ATGGGTCGTGGAAACAGCTGTGGTGGAGGTCAAAGCTCATTGAATTATCTTTTTGGTGGTGCTGGTGACGCTCCTGCTCCTAACCCTGTTCCAGCTCCTCGTCCTGTTCCTACTGAAGCTAGCAACAGCGCTGCACCACCACCTGTATCAACTGCTACTGCAACCGCACTCACTACTGCTACTACTCCTGTTGAGCCAGCAGAGATGAACAAGCAGATTCCAGCTGGTATCAAAACTCCTGTTAACAACTATGCTAGAGCTGAAGGACAGAACACCGGCAACTTCCTCAct GACCGTCCTTCGACCAAAGTTCATGCAGCTCCTGGAGGAGGATCATCCTTGGATTATCTCTTCACTGGTGGGAAGTAG
- the LOC104710285 gene encoding agamous-like MADS-box protein AGL3 isoform X2, producing MGRGKVELKRIENKINRQVTFAKRRNGLLKKAYELSVLCDAEIALLIFSNRGKLYEFCSSPSGMAKTVEKYRKHSYATMDPNQSAKDLQDKYQDYLKLKSRVEVLQHSQRHLLGEEIAEMEVNELEQLERQVDASLRQIRSTKARSMLDQLSDLKTKEEMLLETNRDLRRKLEESDAALTQSIWGASAAEHSQQQQQQQQQHQQQQQQQQQQQQQQQQQQQQKQQQQQQQQQGMSSYQANPPIQEAGFFKPLQGNVAFQMSHYNHNHAAMTNARNSATTSQNVNGFFPGWMV from the exons atgggaagAGGGAAAGTAGAGCTGAAGAGGATAGAGAACAAGATCAATAGGCAAGTCACTTTTGCAAAGAGAAGGAATGGTTTGCTTAAGAAGGCTTATGAGCTTTCTGTGCTATGTGATGCTGAGATTGCTCTTCTCATTTTCTCTAACCGTGGCAAGCTCTACGAATTTTGCAGCAGTCCTAG tGGTATGGCGAAGACGGTTGAGAAGTATAGAAAACATAGTTACGCAACAATGGACCCAAATCAATCAGCTAAAGACTTGCAG GATAAGTACCAAGACTACTTGAAGCTCAAATCAAGAGTTGAGGTTCTTCAACATTCACAAAG GCATTTGCTTGGTGAAGAGATAGCCGAGATGGAAGTGAATGAGCTTGAGCAGCTAGAACGCCAAGTAGATGCATCACTAAGACAAATAAGATCAACCAAG GCTAGGTCAATGCTTGATCAACTATCTGACCTCAAAACTAAG GAGGAAATGTTATTGGAAACCAACAGAGATCTTAGGAGAAAG ttGGAGGAAAGTGATGCTGCGCTTACACAATCAATTTGGGGAGCTTCTGCGGCAGAACattcccaacaacaacaacaacaacagcaacagcatcaacaacaacaacaacaacaacaacaacaacaacaacaacaacagcagcagcaacaacaaaaacagcagcagcagcagcaacaacaacaaggcaTGAGCTCTTATCAAGCAAACCCGCCAATTCAAGAAGCAGGTTTCTTCAAGCCTCTACAAGGCAATGTAGCATTTCAAATGAG TCATTACAATCACAATCATGCTGCTATGACAAACGCAAGAAACTCTGCAACAACGTCACAGAATGTTAATGGTTTCTTCCCAGGGTGGATGGTCTGA
- the LOC104710285 gene encoding agamous-like MADS-box protein AGL3 isoform X1, which yields MGRGKVELKRIENKINRQVTFAKRRNGLLKKAYELSVLCDAEIALLIFSNRGKLYEFCSSPSGMAKTVEKYRKHSYATMDPNQSAKDLQDKYQDYLKLKSRVEVLQHSQRHLLGEEIAEMEVNELEQLERQVDASLRQIRSTKARSMLDQLSDLKTKEEMLLETNRDLRRKLEESDAALTQSIWGASAAEHSQQQQQQQQQHQQQQQQQQQQQQQQQQQQQQKQQQQQQQQQGMSSYQANPPIQEAGFFKPLQGNVAFQMSSHYNHNHAAMTNARNSATTSQNVNGFFPGWMV from the exons atgggaagAGGGAAAGTAGAGCTGAAGAGGATAGAGAACAAGATCAATAGGCAAGTCACTTTTGCAAAGAGAAGGAATGGTTTGCTTAAGAAGGCTTATGAGCTTTCTGTGCTATGTGATGCTGAGATTGCTCTTCTCATTTTCTCTAACCGTGGCAAGCTCTACGAATTTTGCAGCAGTCCTAG tGGTATGGCGAAGACGGTTGAGAAGTATAGAAAACATAGTTACGCAACAATGGACCCAAATCAATCAGCTAAAGACTTGCAG GATAAGTACCAAGACTACTTGAAGCTCAAATCAAGAGTTGAGGTTCTTCAACATTCACAAAG GCATTTGCTTGGTGAAGAGATAGCCGAGATGGAAGTGAATGAGCTTGAGCAGCTAGAACGCCAAGTAGATGCATCACTAAGACAAATAAGATCAACCAAG GCTAGGTCAATGCTTGATCAACTATCTGACCTCAAAACTAAG GAGGAAATGTTATTGGAAACCAACAGAGATCTTAGGAGAAAG ttGGAGGAAAGTGATGCTGCGCTTACACAATCAATTTGGGGAGCTTCTGCGGCAGAACattcccaacaacaacaacaacaacagcaacagcatcaacaacaacaacaacaacaacaacaacaacaacaacaacaacagcagcagcaacaacaaaaacagcagcagcagcagcaacaacaacaaggcaTGAGCTCTTATCAAGCAAACCCGCCAATTCAAGAAGCAGGTTTCTTCAAGCCTCTACAAGGCAATGTAGCATTTCAAATGAG CAGTCATTACAATCACAATCATGCTGCTATGACAAACGCAAGAAACTCTGCAACAACGTCACAGAATGTTAATGGTTTCTTCCCAGGGTGGATGGTCTGA
- the LOC104710286 gene encoding universal stress protein PHOS32-like, with product MGKPAGYWVNKIRTSFKGGSSSSKSLDEGSASGSKKNGSKHSKNLKAEEANKNGEGAVQVESGRKVMVVVDTTSQSKNALQWALTHCVQDEDNITLLHVTRTPVGQAIDETQRERNSRAHELVHPLKNFCQLKKPNVKTEIVVVETAEEKGKTIVEEAKKQGAGVLVLGQRKRTSKWRVIWKWRAKGGMGGGVVEYCIHNSDCMAIAVRKKSNNGGYLITTKRHKDFWLLA from the exons ATGGGGAAACCAGCTGGGTATTGGGTGAATAAGATCAGGACATCATTCAAAGGAGGATCATCGTCGAGCAAATCATTAGACGAAGGAAGTGCTTCTGGTTCAAAAAAGAACGGTTCGAAGCATAGTAAGAATCTGAAAGCAGAGGAAGCTAATAAGAATGGTGAAGGAGCAGTTCAAGTGGAGAGTGGGAGGAAAGTGATGGTTGTTGTGGACACAACTTCACAATCAAAGAATGCTCTTCAATGGGCATTAACACATTGTGTGCAAGATGAAGACAATATCACTCTCCTCCATGTTACAAGAACACCCGTAGGACAAG CTATAGATGAGACACAAAGGGAGAGAAACTCAAGGGCTCATGAACTAGTTCATCCATTGAAGAACTTTTGCCAACTGAAGAAACCTAAC GTCAAAACGGAGATAGTGGTGGTGGAGACGGCAGAGGAGAAAGGGAAGACGATAGTTGAGGAAGCAAAGAAACAAGGGGCAGGCGTTTTGGTTTTAGGGCAGAGAAAGAGAACCTCGAAATGGCGCGTAATCTGGAAATGGCGTGCAAAGGGAGGAATGGGAGGAGGAGTTGTTGAGTATTGCATTCATAACTCTGATTGTATGGCTATTGCCGTAAGGAAGAAAAGTAACAATGGAGGTTACTTGATCACCACGAAACGTCACAAAGATTTCTGGCTCTTGGCTTAA